The following coding sequences lie in one Spinacia oleracea cultivar Varoflay chromosome 1, BTI_SOV_V1, whole genome shotgun sequence genomic window:
- the LOC130465663 gene encoding uncharacterized protein, translating to MGDTLVTSTGRTREGGGPSSIQCPVLNSTNYTVWAMRMKILLKVHKVRGTIETETESNDDEKNIMATTLLFQSIPDALILQVAELETAKKVWEAIKARHVGAERVREARLQTLMADFDRLKMKDTEKIDDFAGKLSKISSKSAALRENIEEPKLVKKFLKSLPRKKYIHIVASLEQVLDLNTTRFEDILGRIKAYEERVCDEEETQEDQSKLMYANMETQSNRGSNGEYRGRGRGGRFYNRGRGRGRFNGARELSKLVCSRFENRGHYASNCPDRLLKLQQTQEDDNNDTQDADELMMHEVVYLNEGKAVPSKYEVNTRDENIWYLDNGASNHMTGDGRYFSKIDDSITGKVKFGDDSRIDIKGK from the coding sequence ATGGGGGATACCCTGGTGACATCAACGGGAAGAACAAGAGAAGGAGGAGGACCTTCTTCAATACAATGCCCCGTGCTGAACTCAACAAATTATACGGTATGGGCCATGAGAATGAAGATCTTACTCAAAGTACATAAAGTCCGGGGAACCATTGAAACAGAAACGGAATCGAACGACGATGAGAAAAACATTATGGCCACAACCCTGTTATTCCAATCAATCCCCGATGCGCTTATCCTGCAGGTTGCAGAGTTAGAAACAGCAAAGAAGGTATGGGAGGCCATCAAGGCGAGACATGTAGGAGCAGAAAGAGTCAGAGAAGCTAGGTTACAAACATTAATGGCTGACTTTGATCGACTTAAGATGAAGGACACCGAGAAAATTGATGATTTTGCCGGAAAGCTGTCTAAAATATCATCAAAATCAGCCGCCTTAAGAGAAAATATTGAAGAGCCAAAACTTGTTAAAAAATTCCTTAAAAGCCTCCCTCGCAAGAAATATATACACATTGTGGCTTCGCTCGAACAAGTGTTAGACCTTAACACCACGAGGTTCGAAGACATCTTAGGGCGTATAAAAGCCTATGAAGAACGTGTCTGCGACGAAGAAGAGACTCAAGAAGATCAAAGCAAATTAATGTATGCAAACATggaaactcaatcaaatcgCGGCTCCAATGGTGAATATAGAGGTAGAGGTCGCGGAGGACGGTTCTATAATAGGGGAAGAGGTCGCGGACGATTCAATGGAGCAAGAGAACTGTCAAAATTAGTATGCTCCCGTTTCGAAAACAGAGGCCATTATGCCTCAAACTGTCCAGATCGATTGCTTAAACTGCAACAAACACAAGAGGATGACAACAATGATACACAAGACGCAGATGAGCTTATGATGCACGAGGTGGTATACTTGAACGAGGGAAAGGCTGTACCAAGTAAATATGAAGTAAACACTAGAGATGAGAATATTTGGTACCTTGACAATGGAGCTAGCAACCACATGACTGGAGATGGACGGTACTTCTCCAAGATTGATGATTCCATTACCGGAAAGGTGAAATTTGGTGATGATTCACGCATAGACATCAAAGGGAAATGA
- the LOC110782892 gene encoding cyclin-D1-1 isoform X1 → MSLSYADCFSDLLCSEESGDVISAGGSPEFSSECESPAINEEDESVIAGFIEEERNSFNILFASGDGDSVSVSLSASTTTTTTTSTSFSLLDSTSRSRSVAWIFKVRAFYGFQAETAYLAVNYLDRFLSCHHLPQTGGWPLQLLSVACLSLAAKMEEPLVPSLLDLQVESSKFIFDPKTIQRMELLVLTVLNWRLRLVTPFTFISFFAYKVDASGTYTGLLIARSTDLILSNIQAEGRFVEYWPSSIAAAAILCAASEMPTLSFVTPQHADSWCDGLSKENINDCYKLMQQLMVDHSRRKSIKVIPQFRITAQINKIRSFNDSSSPSSSSTSSPSPFSNKRRRLNNNNNQPWIMDDDHDHDL, encoded by the exons ATGTCATTATCTTATGCTGATTGCTTCTCCGACTTACTCTGTTCCGAGGAATCCGGCGACGTTATATCCGCCGGAGGTTCCCCGGAATTCTCGTCGGAGTGTGAATCGCCGGCGATTAACGAGGAAGATGAGTCAGTAATTGCCGGATTCATCGAAGAGGAGCGAAACTCATTTAATATCCTTTTCGCCTCCGGCGATGGAGATTCTGTATCTGTTTCTCTCTccgcctccaccaccaccactaccaccaccTCTACCTCCTTCTCACTCCTGGATTCTACCTCTCGCTCCCGCTCAGTTGCATGGATTTTCAag GTGAGAGCGTTCTATGGGTTTCAGGCAGAGACAGCATACCTCGCTGTCAACTACTTAGACCGTTTTCTAAGTTGCCATCATCTACCG CAAACAGGTGGGTGGCCATTACAACTTTTATCAGTTGCATGCTTGTCACTAGCTGCCAAGATGGAGGAACCTCTTGTTCCTTCCTTGTTGGATCTTCAG GTTGAAAGTAGCAAGTTCATTTTCGACCCAAAGACGATCCAAAGAATGGAGCTTCTAGTCCTAACCGTGTTGAATTGGAGATTACGGCTTGTTACACCCTTCACCTTCATTAGTTTCTTCGCGTACAAGGTTGATGCATCAGGAACCTACACCGGTCTCCTAATCGCACGATCAACTGATCTTATACTCTCTAACATACAAG CAGAGGGCAGATTTGTGGAGTACTGGCCATCAAGCATAGCAGCAGCTGCCATACTTTGTGCAGCAAGTGAAATGCCAACTTTGTCCTTTGTCACCCCTCAGCATGCTGACTCATGGTGTGATGGGCTTTCTAAA GAAAATATAAATGATTGCTACAAGTTAATGCAACAGTTAATGGTGGATCATAGCAGAAGGAAATCCATCAAAGTCATACCACAATTCAGAATTACAGcacaaatcaacaaaatcagGTCTTTCAATGACTCATCATCTCCATCTTCATCTTCCACCTCCTCACCATCACCATTTTCTAATAAAAGAAGAAGAttaaacaacaataataatcaacCATGGATTATGGATGATGATCATGATCATGATCTATAA
- the LOC110782892 gene encoding cyclin-D1-1 isoform X2 produces MSLSYADCFSDLLCSEESGDVISAGGSPEFSSECESPAINEEDESVIAGFIEEERNSFNILFASGDGDSVSVSLSASTTTTTTTSTSFSLLDSTSRSRSVAWIFKVRAFYGFQAETAYLAVNYLDRFLSCHHLPQTGGWPLQLLSVACLSLAAKMEEPLVPSLLDLQVESSKFIFDPKTIQRMELLVLTVLNWRLRLVTPFTFISFFAYKVDASGTYTGLLIARSTDLILSNIQEGRFVEYWPSSIAAAAILCAASEMPTLSFVTPQHADSWCDGLSKENINDCYKLMQQLMVDHSRRKSIKVIPQFRITAQINKIRSFNDSSSPSSSSTSSPSPFSNKRRRLNNNNNQPWIMDDDHDHDL; encoded by the exons ATGTCATTATCTTATGCTGATTGCTTCTCCGACTTACTCTGTTCCGAGGAATCCGGCGACGTTATATCCGCCGGAGGTTCCCCGGAATTCTCGTCGGAGTGTGAATCGCCGGCGATTAACGAGGAAGATGAGTCAGTAATTGCCGGATTCATCGAAGAGGAGCGAAACTCATTTAATATCCTTTTCGCCTCCGGCGATGGAGATTCTGTATCTGTTTCTCTCTccgcctccaccaccaccactaccaccaccTCTACCTCCTTCTCACTCCTGGATTCTACCTCTCGCTCCCGCTCAGTTGCATGGATTTTCAag GTGAGAGCGTTCTATGGGTTTCAGGCAGAGACAGCATACCTCGCTGTCAACTACTTAGACCGTTTTCTAAGTTGCCATCATCTACCG CAAACAGGTGGGTGGCCATTACAACTTTTATCAGTTGCATGCTTGTCACTAGCTGCCAAGATGGAGGAACCTCTTGTTCCTTCCTTGTTGGATCTTCAG GTTGAAAGTAGCAAGTTCATTTTCGACCCAAAGACGATCCAAAGAATGGAGCTTCTAGTCCTAACCGTGTTGAATTGGAGATTACGGCTTGTTACACCCTTCACCTTCATTAGTTTCTTCGCGTACAAGGTTGATGCATCAGGAACCTACACCGGTCTCCTAATCGCACGATCAACTGATCTTATACTCTCTAACATACAAG AGGGCAGATTTGTGGAGTACTGGCCATCAAGCATAGCAGCAGCTGCCATACTTTGTGCAGCAAGTGAAATGCCAACTTTGTCCTTTGTCACCCCTCAGCATGCTGACTCATGGTGTGATGGGCTTTCTAAA GAAAATATAAATGATTGCTACAAGTTAATGCAACAGTTAATGGTGGATCATAGCAGAAGGAAATCCATCAAAGTCATACCACAATTCAGAATTACAGcacaaatcaacaaaatcagGTCTTTCAATGACTCATCATCTCCATCTTCATCTTCCACCTCCTCACCATCACCATTTTCTAATAAAAGAAGAAGAttaaacaacaataataatcaacCATGGATTATGGATGATGATCATGATCATGATCTATAA
- the LOC130466201 gene encoding protein TOC75-3, chloroplastic-like, giving the protein MLTEAIDYFSNGGEDSKLKVSDVIFYDERHDEANYTGHDTFMSSLMSVDLKPGGFYTEQQLHEVLQSLTDSGMFDKVDLEYRVNLDQSLVITIFYTENTWRSADSFRCINVGVTPPQTEQNPDEARPCLLPPSVHEEVVEMLRDEGKDGMSGRLICKIKDKVEKWYHNEGYVAAQVVNISDLHTKEVVCEVVEGDITRLVLIDVNNNNDYVNELPFEWKKLCNKVEIGNVYNNKESKKVLRNLMSLGLFSNIEVDSRSDEMNQGGVVVEIKLCFNEDDDYVNTTDTNFVYGCSSLMNIVKSTFSGFFS; this is encoded by the exons ATGTTAACCGAAGCTATTGATTATTTCTCCAATGGTGGAGAAGACAGCAAGTTAAAAGTTTCCGATGTTATATTTTATGACGAACGCCACGACGAGGCCAACTACACCGGCCATGATACGTTTATGTCAAGTCTGATGTCTGTTGATCTAAAACCAGGTGGGTTTTACACAGAACAGCAGCTACATGAAGTGTTACAATCTCTAACTGATAGTGGAATGTTCGATAAGGTTGATTTGGAATACAGAGTCAACCTTGATCAATCACTTGTCATCACTATCTTTTACACTGAGAATACATGGCGATCTGCCGATTCTTTCAG ATGCATCAACGTGGGAGTAACACCGCCACAAACGGAGCAAAACCCCGACGAGGCTCGGCCATGCCTGTTGCCGCCTTCGGTACacgaagaggtggtggagatgTTGAGGGACGAAGGGAAGGATGGGATGAGTGGAAGACTAATATGTAAGATTAAGGACAAGGTTGAGAAGTGGTACCATAACGAGGGTTACGTGGCGGCCCAAGTGGTTAACATTAGTGATTTGCATACAAAAGAAGTGGTTTGTGAGGTGGTAGAAGGTGATATTACAAGATTAGTTTTAATTGATGTGAATAATAACAATGATTATGTTAATGAGTTGCCTTTTGAATGGAAGAAGTTGTGTAATAAGGTGGAAATAGGGAATGTGTACAACAATAAAGAAAGCAAGAAAGTTTTGAGAAATTTAATGTCTTTGGGTTTGTTTTCGAACATTGAAGTGGATTCGCGCTCTGATGAGATGAATCAAGGAGGTGTCGTTGTTGAGATCAAGCTTTGCTTTAATGAAGATGATGATTATGTTAACACAACCGATACCAACTTCGTTTACGGGTGCTCGAGTTTAATGAACATCGTAAAATCTACTTTCTCCGGTTTTTTCTCCTAG